The following proteins come from a genomic window of Shewanella halifaxensis HAW-EB4:
- the mutS gene encoding DNA mismatch repair protein MutS, with amino-acid sequence MTAIDPQGLEKHTPMMRQYLTLKAQHPDMLLFYRMGDFYELFYEDAKRASELLGISLTARGKSGGDPIPMAGLPYHAVEGYLAKLVQLRVSVAICEQIGDPATSKGPVERKVVRIVTPGTLTDEALLQERQDNLLAALYQGKTGYGYATLDVASGRFVITELANTEALEAELQRTNPAELLYSEDFSEMSLIAAINGTRRRPEWEFDYDTCHRLLLNQFGTKDLKGFGIEDARLSLQAAGCLMQYVKDTQRTALPHINSIVRFNQSDSIVLDAATRRNLELTVNLQGGRENTLASVLDNTVTPMGSRMLQRWLHQPLRDHDIIRARQVSIEELLGNANYEILSEDLKAIGDIERITTRIALRNARPRDFARLRQALALLPQLQQTLTQAAAPHLKYLSQVIGEFPDELELLSRAVVDNPPMLIRDGGVIREGYNEELDQWRKLSEGATDYLHELEAREKQQTGISTLKVGYNRVHGYYIEVSRRESDLVPLSYQRRQTLKNTERYIIPELKEHEEKVLSSQGRALALEKQLWEQLFDLILPKLHELQDFARASAELDVLCNFAERAESLNYHCPDLSTAPGIQIEAGRHPVVEQVSQSPFIANPVTLNNERKMLIVTGPNMGGKSTYMRQVALITLMAHIGCYVPAEHAVIGPVDRIFTRIGASDDLASGRSTFMVEMTETANILHNATPNSLVLMDEIGRGTSTYDGLSLAWSAAEYLAKHLQAMTLFATHYFELTQLPELLSNVENVHLDAVEHGDSIVFMHAVQEGAASRSYGLQVAALAGVPNCVISAAKHKLHQLESRDHGKESCDAQQPLQQSISFSAPTPSPALEALAKLNPDELTPRQALDYLYNLKKLAL; translated from the coding sequence ATGACCGCTATTGATCCGCAAGGCTTAGAAAAACACACCCCTATGATGCGTCAATATCTGACGTTAAAAGCCCAACATCCTGACATGTTGCTCTTTTATCGAATGGGGGATTTCTATGAGCTCTTCTATGAAGATGCCAAAAGAGCTTCAGAACTACTTGGGATCTCATTAACCGCACGAGGAAAAAGTGGTGGTGACCCTATTCCTATGGCAGGCCTGCCCTATCATGCGGTTGAAGGTTATTTAGCGAAGTTAGTACAACTACGAGTATCAGTCGCGATTTGCGAACAGATTGGTGATCCTGCAACGTCTAAGGGACCGGTTGAACGTAAAGTGGTACGCATCGTTACCCCTGGTACCCTAACCGATGAAGCCTTACTCCAAGAAAGACAAGACAACTTACTTGCGGCGCTTTACCAAGGTAAAACAGGCTACGGTTATGCTACCTTAGATGTCGCATCGGGACGTTTTGTCATTACTGAACTTGCCAATACCGAAGCACTAGAAGCTGAGTTACAGCGGACAAACCCAGCAGAGCTCCTCTATAGTGAAGACTTCTCTGAGATGAGTCTAATTGCTGCAATAAATGGCACTCGCCGTCGACCAGAGTGGGAGTTCGATTACGATACTTGCCATCGATTATTGCTCAATCAGTTCGGCACGAAAGATTTAAAAGGCTTTGGTATCGAGGACGCTAGACTGTCACTCCAAGCTGCAGGCTGCTTGATGCAGTACGTCAAAGATACTCAACGTACCGCACTACCGCATATCAACTCGATTGTGCGTTTTAACCAATCTGACAGCATAGTGCTAGATGCTGCAACTCGTCGTAATCTAGAGTTAACAGTGAACTTGCAAGGCGGCCGAGAAAACACCCTCGCCTCCGTGCTCGATAACACCGTGACACCTATGGGGAGCCGCATGTTACAGCGCTGGCTCCATCAGCCGCTTCGCGACCATGACATTATTCGCGCAAGACAGGTCTCGATTGAAGAGTTACTAGGTAACGCTAACTATGAGATTCTATCGGAAGATCTTAAGGCCATCGGAGATATTGAGCGAATTACCACACGTATCGCACTGCGTAACGCTCGTCCTCGTGACTTTGCTCGCCTGCGTCAAGCGCTCGCATTATTACCTCAGTTGCAACAAACGCTAACTCAAGCTGCTGCTCCGCACCTTAAATATCTATCACAAGTGATTGGTGAATTCCCCGATGAACTCGAACTACTATCGCGAGCCGTAGTCGATAATCCTCCGATGCTTATTCGTGATGGTGGTGTGATCCGTGAAGGCTACAATGAAGAGCTCGACCAATGGCGTAAACTCAGTGAAGGCGCAACCGATTACCTTCACGAGCTTGAAGCGCGCGAGAAACAGCAAACCGGAATTTCAACATTAAAAGTCGGCTACAACCGTGTCCATGGCTATTATATCGAAGTCAGCCGCCGAGAATCTGACTTAGTTCCACTCAGTTACCAACGTAGACAGACACTAAAGAATACTGAACGCTATATTATACCAGAGCTTAAAGAGCACGAGGAAAAGGTATTATCTAGCCAAGGAAGAGCGTTAGCGCTTGAAAAACAGCTTTGGGAACAACTGTTTGATCTTATCTTGCCTAAATTACATGAGCTGCAAGATTTTGCGAGAGCCTCTGCTGAACTAGACGTGCTATGCAACTTTGCTGAACGTGCAGAGAGCCTAAACTATCACTGTCCTGACCTATCAACTGCTCCTGGGATCCAGATAGAAGCAGGTCGCCACCCAGTTGTAGAGCAAGTTAGCCAAAGCCCGTTTATTGCCAACCCTGTTACGTTAAACAATGAACGCAAGATGTTAATTGTGACCGGCCCCAATATGGGCGGTAAATCAACCTATATGCGTCAAGTTGCGTTAATAACCCTAATGGCACATATTGGGTGCTACGTGCCTGCAGAGCATGCCGTTATTGGCCCAGTTGATAGAATATTCACTCGAATTGGTGCATCTGATGATTTAGCCTCTGGCCGTTCGACCTTCATGGTCGAGATGACCGAAACAGCCAACATCTTACATAACGCCACGCCTAACAGTTTGGTGTTGATGGATGAAATAGGTCGTGGTACATCGACCTATGATGGTCTGTCACTCGCTTGGTCTGCTGCGGAGTATTTAGCGAAACACCTACAGGCAATGACGCTATTTGCGACCCATTACTTTGAACTGACTCAACTACCAGAGCTACTATCAAATGTAGAAAACGTGCATTTAGATGCCGTCGAGCATGGTGATAGCATTGTATTTATGCACGCCGTACAAGAGGGTGCTGCGAGTCGCAGTTATGGCCTACAGGTAGCCGCTCTTGCAGGTGTGCCTAACTGTGTGATTAGCGCTGCAAAGCATAAGTTGCATCAGTTAGAAAGTCGCGATCATGGAAAAGAGTCCTGCGATGCCCAGCAGCCTTTACAGCAAAGCATAAGCTTTTCAGCACCAACGCCATCTCCTGCTTTAGAGGCGTTAGCCAAGCTAAACCCTGATGAGTTGACGCCAAGACAGGCATTAGATTACCTCTACAATCTTAAGAAATTGGCATTGTAG